The genomic segment TTACGAGGATAACAGTAATAGAAGTTTTTTACTGTACATAGATGAAAGTCAAGAACAAGATAATCGAATAATGAATTATCAGAGATTAGCAACCTCAGGTAAATTAGATGAACAATCAGAATACAAATCCAAAGAAATTTTAAAGAATGTACAGCGAGTATTAAAACCTATAAAAGTCATCAATCCTTTTGCAGAATATTTAGAGCTTCCTCAATTAGTTTTTAAACCAAGACGTACAAACTCACACTACTTGCAATTTATAAACGCCATTACATTCTATAAGCAATATCAAAGAGAGAAGAAATATAATAAAGATACTGGAGAAGAATATATAGAAACTACCATAGAAGATATTGAAGAAGCCAATGAATTAATCACAGAAGTATTATTACGAAAATCTGATACCATTACAGGAGCAACAAGAAACCACCTAGAAAACTTAAAAAAGTATTTACAAGAAAATAAGCAAACTACGTTTACCAGTTCAGAAATCAGAAGAAATTTAAGAGTAAAAGAAACTACATTAAGAAGATACAACAAACAATTATTAGCAGAGAGTTATATTAAAAAAGTAAAAGGTAAAAAAGGGCAATTGTATCATTATGAAATTATTGACATAAACGAATATAAAGAACTTAAAAATCAGATAGACAAAGCATTACACGATTGTATTGCTAATATCAACCTCGCTACTTCGTCATAAGTTCGCCACTATAAAAATGGCGAAGTTAAATAACTGGTTAAAAGAAATTTAATTCTACCTCGCCACCAAACTCTAAAAAAGGTTAAGAGATGAAAAAATTAAAGTTAAAAAATAGTAGTTATAAAGCATTGGTAATTAATTACAAAGAATGGTTAGACATATTAGGTTTTACAGAAAAGAGTGTTTATAGTTATCCACGATTTTTACAAGAGTTTTTTTATTATTTAGAACAACATCATATTAATAGTGTAGAAAATATTACAAGAACCATAGTTAAAGAATATTACAAAGAATTACAACAAAGACCCAATCAAAAACGAAGTGGTGCATTAAGTAAAAGTTCTCTAAACTCACATCAAAATGCGTTGCGAAAATTTAAAGAATACCTACAAAAACATAGTGCAAAAAATATAGCTATCCATTTAAAACCAGAACGTATAAATCGATTAGAAATTATTAATATCCTCACACAAGAAGAAGCAAAAGAACTCTTTAAAGCAACCCAATTTAGCAGTCCATTTACACACATACAACAAAGAGATAAAGCAATGTTAGTATTATTATATAGTTGTGGTTTACGCAGAAATGAAGCAGTACAATTAAATATCAAAGATGTGCTTTTTGATAAAGAAATTCTACACGTTAGAAAAGGAAAAAATTATAAAGAAAGATTAGTACCTATCAATTTATACAACTTGGAAATACTAGAAGAATATATTTATGATGCAAGAATACAGTTTAAAGATTATAGAGAAAGTGAAGCCTTATTAATAGGAAATTACGGAACACGTTTAGAAGGAAATACATTAGCAAGTAGATTAAGAGCAATTGTAAAAGCAACGAACAATCAAGAAATTATTGACAAGCGTATCTCTCCTCATAGATTACGTCATTCTATTGCGACACATTTTTTAGAAGCAGGTATGAACATTGAAGATATCAAACAATTTTTAGGTCATAGTCATTTAGAAACAACACAAATTTATACGCATTTAGTAAAGAAATTATGAGTTATAAAGAATACTTACAAAAAGAACAACACAGTACAATTAGCATACAGCGTTATGTTTGGAGATTAACCGATTATAAAAATTGGTGTAAAAACAGCAATTACAATCCACAATTAATAGACTATAAAACTTTACTACAATACATCAAATATCTACAAGCCAAAAACTGGAAACCAGAAAGTGTAAACAATCAAATACGAGGCATCAAATATTATTACGATTATTTAATAGCAAAAAACATAAGAATAGACAATCCTGCTGAAGATGTGAAAGTAAAACGAACAAGAATTAAAGTATTAGCAAATCTATTATCCACAGACGAATTAGAAGATTTATATTACAGTTATGAAACCGAAAATATTAACGATTTTTATTTTACAGCAACAGCTAAAAGAAATAAAGTAATTACAGGTTTAATTGTTTATCAAGCTTTAAATAATGGCACATTAGCAAAATTGCAAGTAGATGATTTACAGTTATACAAAGGTAAAATAGATGTTCCAAGTACCAAAAGAAGCAACCCAAGAACCTTACTATTAAAACCTTGGCAAGTGATAGAATTAATGGAATATATTAATGAATATAGACCCAAAATACAACAACATATAAAACTATATAACGATACTTTATTCCCTCTAAATACCAATCAATTTAATACAATATTGAACAGTATTATAAAAAAGTTAAAACAGATTAATTACAAAGTAGAAAACTTACAACAACTACGAGCAAGTGTGATTACAGATTGGTTAACAAAGCATAATATTAGAGAAGTACAACAAATGTGTGGTCATAAATATATTGGATCTACAGAAAGATATCAGCAAGATAATTTAGAAAATTTACAAGAAGCTATTACAAAGTTCCATCCAATAAATTAAAGATAACAAAGCTTCGCTTGTTCGTTCCTCACAAGCTCGCTAAAAATCCAGTAGGAATGGAAAGAATCCCCACAAAACAAAATCCATATTTTTACAGAAAAAGTAAAAAACCTCTGTCTTTTGTTTTGTTCCGCTCGCCACCACTTCTATAGTTTTTATGTCACAGTTTTTGAAAGCCAACGCTAAATACAGCACTTTGTAAGTTGCTCGTTCCTCACAATCACAAAAAGCTGTTATCCACGCTAAACCCCAAAAACTCCGCCATAAAAACTATCCCAAGCTATCTTTACATAATTGGCATTATAAAACTGCCTACATCAGCCACCACATCACCAAAGCCGTTGTTATAATGTAAATTATGTAAAATATCCGCTCTGCCCACGCTTTTTGCCACCACTTCTGCCAATGCCTCACTACAGCCAACGCCTTCGCACTACGACATCTTTAATTTTTACTACGTAAGCCCACGCTCCGAATTTGCATAAAAAAACTTCACAAAATCCTCACGTAGTCCAAGTGTTCCTACGCTCACATCTTTGCTCGTTTTTGTATACAACTCGTTCCTTGTTGTGAAGAACAAGTCATTTTAAAAACATAGGATTCTCTGCCACATCATCCGCCCCCAAATCCTATGTTTTTAAAACGTAAACCGATTGATGAAAACACTATCGTGTGAAACTACGGAAACTGGTCAGCTTATTTTTTAAATAAATAAAAAGTGTGTAGTTCCTTTGTTTACAGGAGAAAAACAGCCAAAAATAATAGTGCTTTTTTTCTGTCCTATTTTAAATCAACTCCTTGCAATACATTGCTAGCAAAGAGATGAAGTAAACGTATGTGTGTATATGGGCAAAATGTACCTTTTATTTTATAGTAAGTACAAAATAAAAAGAGGGGTGTTAGAAAGGTTGAGAAGCTTGTAGGAGCGAGAAACGAAAGCCCACACCCAAATTATGATATATACTATAGATGTTTTTGCAAAAACAAATTATTGAAAACGCTTTTATATATAACAGTAGAATCTAATAAAATGGAAACAGCGAACAAAAAAAGAACACCTTATGTATAGAATGATATTTTTAGTTTTAATGAGGTTAAAAACCTTGCTCACAAAAACAGAATCAAAATTTAGATAAATAAATAAAATAACACAACAAGAATATGAAGATAAAATTAAAAGAAGTAGAAGTAGAAATTGCTTGGTGGCAAGTAATGTTAATTATATTAGCTGTAGTCACAATAATGAAAATGAATCCAAATGAAGTGCTAGAATATTTAAAACCAATTATAGAAAAAATTAAGTTTAGTTAAAATGAGAAATTATATAACTCATATTTACAGACGTTCCGTATATGAGCCGTATATAAGCCGTATATGTTCCCACTAATCACGAGTACCAGTGTTCAATCAGTCCATAAAAAAGCACCCTCAAAAGAGGATGCTTCCTTGGCAAAACAAGGGGTTTACAAATCAGAATACGTGTGTAACTTTCATTGTATTACCTTGCGATAATATATAATCTGTAGTGCCTACCTTTTGGTAAAACTCAATTCCTAAACAAGAAACTACACTTACTTCTGCATCTGTAACAGCTCCACCAGGAATCGTAGCCGTTAATGTGGTTGCAGTACTGTTCGCATCAAGCGCCTTTGTTGTGCTTGAAACTACCACACCTATTACTGTTCTCATCTGGTACAGTAGGTTCATAAGTATTTACGCCATCATCATACACATAATCTGACACCAAACCAACAGCAGCTTACTAATTTAAAATGCGTAGCACCTGCAGGCGCAACCACAAAATAGCAGGTGTAAATGCAGCTATTGTATAAACCCGCATTATGCATTAGGAATAAAACAAAAAGGAGGACTTAAATTATTAATTTGGGAGAATAATCCGTCCATCCAAGGTCTTTTTTTAGTGTTCAAAGCAATCTTTAACACCTTTCTGTTAGCATGATTTACTGTCCAAGCTCCTAATGCAAAGCAATAGACTTTTAGGGTTTTTAAAGTTGCTCGATTATGATGATTTAAGGCAAAATGCCTAAACAAACTCATTAGGTTATAAGCCACCATAATGAATCTAAAGGAAGCCTCAGTTGCCCAAAAATTCTTTAAACAAAAGTTGTCCAATCCAAAGTCTTCTTTGAGTTCTTTGATTCTGTTTTCACAATCAGCTCTGGTGTTGTAGATATTCCAAACTTGGTCTAGGGGTAAATCTAGATTAGTTACATAGCAACTAAAACGATAACCAGGCAGATCATCAAAGAGTAATTTCCCTGCTGCTTTTGGACGATCTTCTACTTTCTTTTTTATGACAATATAGCGCCTTGACTTACCATCTGTATGGTTAAAAATCATCTCATTAAGCTCAATTCCTTTTGTGAGCTCTATCCAATTATCCAAACTCCAAACTGTATTTTTTATATTTGGATACATACGTGCTGCCATAATGTAATTGAGTTGTTTGCCTTCTAGATAATCTAATAAATCTTGTGTGTAAAAACCACTATCTGCACGAACTAAACCAACTCTTTTGTCCTTTAAAGCTTCATTGAAGGTTTCTTCCATAAACTCTTTACAGCTACTACTATCTTGCTGTATTGCCTGGTCTTAACCAAGCATTGGCAACCATTCTGGTTTGGTCACAAAGGCCATTAATGGGTGATGTGTAGTTCCTGCCTTTTTTATTGGGATTATAACCTTTTGCGCTACCTTGTTGCTCTCCATATCTTGTAATAACTGTGCTATCAAATCTATAGTAAGTTGTCAACATCTAATTGCTTGAAAAACAATGTTGCAACTTTGGAAATAACTTCTGTATTGCGCTTTTGAGAAAACCTTGCCAAAAAAACGACTATAGGTACTTTGTGAAGGCATACTATTCCATCCAAAATTTCTTGCAATGCGCTATCATACGGAACCAATCACAATGGATATAAACGAGAGGCTCCTGTCCAAATACTCAACCAAAAAGCTTCAGTTATATGTGCAGGATTATAACCCGCATTAGAGCTTGGTTGAGGTAAATCTAAATTGTGCTAGTTGTTCTCTAATTTCTGTTTGATCAATAAAACGCTTCATTAAGCTCATCCCTCCAAAAGGGGTGACTTTCTTACTTGAATACTCTATAGGGAGAATTAACCATTTGGGTTATGTGTTAAATTCACTGTAAAGCTAATAATCGTAATCGTTTATACAAAATTTTTAAATCATCTATTGCATAATTCAGGATAAACAACTTCATTACGGTCTGCGTTAATCGTTGCAGTATAAGGAGCAGTAAACACCGTTGATAAACTTGACTTACGATTTAAATTCCACAACCAGTTAAGAGCTCTTTATTGGCAGAAAGTGTAATGGGTCTTTTACCTCTGACACCTACACCCTTTAGGTTAATGGTTTTAAAAATCTTGGTTAACTGGGAAGCCAATCTACTGCCACCCATTACTTGAAGTACACCACTCAAGGCGGTTCTTAATGCTTTACCTACTTTGGCTGAACCACCAAACTCGGCATTGTTCTCTCTGGTACGTTTGAAATTAGGGTCTGTTTGGATACGTTCCTTGGAAGGTCCTCCAGCCATCCTAGCTAGATACTCACCATTAGAAGTGTAAAAAGATACGCCCCCAATGTTCCCTACTAATTTAATTAATCCTTTTTGCTTGCTCATAATAAAAAGATTTATGTTCTGTAAAACATACAGAACTGGTTAAACAATAAATGCAAGCTTGGTGGTTGAAAAACAATCTGATTAGTAGACAAGTGTTAACGTCTTGTTTTATAGAGAACTACAATAATGATGCAAAACGTATAAACAAAATGTTAAAGTTTGTTTGTTGGACAAAACAGAAATAATTATCTTTATGCTGTGATGGTGTAGAAAGGACGTTCATAAAAAACAATTTTTAGTGAAAAGCTAATAGAAATAAGGGAATACCAGTAGAAAAAATGCGTAAGTGTGTTAGGTTATGTGTATCAATATAAAGATCAAGTTAACAACGTAAGGCTCTCGTATTCAGATAGTAATAATGATGGTATTATACAGCCTGCTACTGAAATATTAAGAGAATCAAATTTCTACCCCTTCGGATTAGAGCATCGTGGATATAATAACACTATTATTGGTGCTAAAAATAATTTGAAACATTATCAAGGTCAAGAGTTCACAGAAGATTTAGGATTAAATACTCACGAGTGGAAATATCGTGTAAGTGACCCTGCAATTGGTAGATTTTGGCAAGTAGACCCATTAGCTGAAGAATACAATTATCAATCTCCATATAATTTTTCCGAAAATAGAGTAATTGATTCTTATGAATTAGAAGGTTTAGAAAAAGTTTCTATACATACTGCCAGTTTTGCTCCTTTTAAGACATTTGGTGGTCCTTATAAAGGTGATGGGGCTAATAGGAAGTTTACTACTAATCCAAGTTCAAGTTCGAGAATATCAGGTAGAGTTAATGTGAGGGCTACAAGTACTGGAATTAGTGATCGTGGTTCTTCTGCAACAGGTTCTATGTCTCATAATATTTTAACAGGTAATTCATCATATTCTGATGCAAGTATTGAGCATAGTATGTCTAATAACGTAAGTGGTGTAAGAGATGATGGAAAAGTTTCTGCAGAAGTAGGATTTCATTTAAGTGGTAATAATAGTCTTGTACCTGGTTCTCCAGATATAGATACTAAAGGTTCTATGACAATTACAAGTCAACAATTAGGAGATAAAGGAAGTGTTATTAGTTTTTCTGGAAAAATAACTGGAGATAAATTCCCTTCAAATGAAACTTTTATAACAGATTCTAATGGAGTTGGTGTCTTTCTAGGTGTTTCTGGAGCAGATGGTAACCCTCTTATTTCATTACCAGGTAATGGTAATGAAACTATGTCTACATTTAATATTAGTGTTAATTTTAATACTGATGGTGGTATAACTGGTGTTACTTATAATAAGAAAAATTACACAGTAGCCGAATGGAATAAACAATTCACAAAATTAGATCCAAAGGATGGTAATGTATCTACTAATAATAACTAATAAATTTAATAATGAAAGTTATAGCAACAATTTGGTATTATCTTTTTCCTATTCTTTTGATAGTAACACTCATAGTTATTTTAATCAGAAATTCTATTAAGATAAAACACGGTTTTAAATTATTTAGCAAAGTGTTTCTTTCTTTGATTTTAGGCTCATATATATACTATGTAATCTCGCTATTAATAAGTAGTAATAATAAAATTAATAATTATTTTACAGACTTTATAGCGATTAATAAAAGTTTTTATTTTTGGGTATATTATATTGCTTTTGTTTTTTTATTGATTAGTATTATATCAGTAATTTTTTATAATTTAACTTACAGAAAAACAAACCTTAATAAAAATTAAGATAATTAAAAGTTAATAATAAACTACAACCACCTTTAATGAGGTGGTTTTTTTATGGTTATTACTCAATATCTTTAAGAACGTTTTTAAGAGTAGATTTAAACTTACGTTTAGAAATAAAAGCATCAAGGATAGTAAAGATAGTTTTTTGTTCCTCTTTGGTAAGCGTATCAATTAAGGTAACACGTTCAATAAGTGTTTTATTAAGTGAGTTAATTTCTTTTAAATCGTTAGCATCCGTAAAAAGTTCAGCCATAGTAACACCCAAAGCTTTAGCAATCTTCTCCACAGTAGAAATAGAAGGGTCAGTTTTACCATTTTCAATTCTGCTATATTGGGCAGCTCCCATACTAATGGCAGAAATCACTTCTTTTTGAGAAAGTCCTTTAGCTTCTCTCATTCGTTTAATGTTATCACTAATCATAATAGTATTGCTTAATGCGATAACAAATCTACGTTTTGCAGCTTTATTTATCAATTTATTATATTTTTATTGAATTATATTTGCTTAATAAGGCAAATATAAATAATTTTGTTCTATTGATAAATAAGGCAAAAAATAATTTATATGTTAGACACTAACAACACCAATAACTATAGTTACACTACAAAATATTTAGAAATACACATTTTAGGCGGTATTAGAACTAATAAATTAGAAAGTCTACGCGTAACTCTATCAATCCAAAAGGTAAAACAACATAACATATTACGTCAAAGTATAGATTTATATAATGATAATCAAGTAGAGAAATTTATAAGAAAAGTAGCAGAACGATTAGAAATAGGTACAAGTGTTATTAGAAAAACATTACAGGAACTCACACACGAGTTAGAGAACTACAGATTTTTATTAATAGAAAAAGAACAAGAAGCCTACAAACCATTTTACAAAGAATTATCAGCTGTAGAAGAAAAAGAAGCTATTAGCTTTTTAAGAAAGGGAAAATTGCTAGAGAGAACCAACGAGTACATCAACAAGAGCGGCGTAATTGGCGAAGTCAATAACCGCCTTTTGATGTACTTAATTTTTACAAGTAGAAAAACAAACAATCCATTACACTGTATTAGTTTAGGAAGTTCTGGAACAGGAAAAACACATTTACAAAGTAAGATTGCAGAACTCATTCCAGAAGAAGACAAAGTAGAAATCACAGTATTATCCGCCAACGCATTTTATTATTTTAATAGAACAGAACTACAACACAAACTTATTTTAATAGAAGATTTAGACGGCGCATTATCAGTACTCTATCCATTAAGAGAATTACAATCCAAGAAAAGAATTACCAAAACAGTTGTACATAAAGATGCGCAAGGCAATACAAAAACCATCCATTTAACAGTAGAAGGTCCAGTAAGTGTAGCAGGTTGTACTACACAAGAGAGCATTTACGAGGATAACAGTAATAGAAGTTTTTTACTGTACATAGATGAAAGTCAAGAACAAGATAATCGAATAATGAATTATCAGAGATTAGCAACCTCAGGTAAATTAGATGAACAATCAGAATACAAATCCAAAGAAATTTTAAAGAATGTACAGCGAGTATTAAAACCTATAAAAGTCATCAATCCTTTTGCAGAATATTTAGAGCTTCCTCAATTAGTTTTTAAACCAAGACGTACAAACTCACACTACTTGCAATTTATAAACGCCATTACATTCTATAAGCAATATCAAAGAGAGAAGAAATATAATAAAGATACTGGAGAAGAATATATAGAAACTACCATAGAAGATATTGAAGAAGCCAATGAATTAATCACAGAAGTATTATTACGAAAATCTGATACCATTACAGGAGCAACAAGAAACCACCTAGAAAACTTAAAAAAGTATTTACAAGAAAATAAGCAAACTACGTTTACCAGTTCAGAAATCAGAAGAAATTTAAGAGTAAAAGAAACTACATTAAGAAGATACAACAAACAATTATTAGCAGAGAGTTATATTAAAAAAGTAAAAGGTAAAAAAGGGCAATTGTATCATTATGAAATTATTGACATAAACGAATATAAAGAACTTAAAAATCAGATAGACAAAGCATTACACGATTGTATTGCTAATATCAACCTCGCTACTTCGTCATAAGTTCGCCACTATAAAAATGGCGAAGTTAAATAACTGGTTAAAAGAAATTTAATTCTACCTCGCCACCAAACTCTAAAAAAGGTTAAGAGATGAAAAAATTAAAGTTAAAAAATAGTAGTTATAAAGCATTGGTAATTAATTACAAAGAATGGTTAGACATATTAGGTTTTACAGAAAAGAGTGTTTATAGTTATCCACGATTTTTACAAGAGTTTTTTTATTATTTAGAACAACATCATATTAATAGTGTAGAAAATATTACAAGAACCATAGTTAAAGAATATTACAAAGAATTACAACAAAGACCCAATCAAAAACGAAGTGGTGCATTAAGTAAAAGTTCTCTAAACTCACATCAAAATGCGTTGCGAAAATTTAAAGAATACCTACAAAAACATAGTGCAAAAAATATAGCTATCCATTTAAAACCAGAACGTATAAATCGATTAGAAATTATTAATATCCTCACACAAGAAGAAGCAAAAGAACTCTTTAAAGCAACCCAATTTAGCAGTCCATTTACACACATACAACAAAGAGATAAAGCAATGTTAGTATTATTATATAGTTGTGGTTTACGCAGAAATGAAGCAGTACAATTAAATATCAAAGATGTGCTTTTTGATAAAGAAATTCTACACGTTAGAAAAGGAAAAAATTATAAAGAAAGATTAGTACCTATCAATTTATACAACTTGGAAATACTAGAAGAATATATTTATGATGCAAGAATACAGTTTAAAGATTATAGAGAAAGTGAAGCCTTATTAATAGGAAATTACGGAACACGTTTAGAAGGAAATACATTAGCAAGTAGATTAAGAGCAATTGTAAAAGCAACGAACAATCAAGAAATTATTGACAAGCGTATCTCTCCTCATAGATTACGTCATTCTATTGCGACACATTTTTTAGAAGCAGGTATGAACATTGAAGATATCAAACAATTTTTAGGTCATAGTCATTTAGAAACAACACAAATTTATACGCATTTAGTAAAGAAATTATGAGTTATAAAGAATACTTACAAAAAGAACAACACAGTACAATTAGCATACAGCGTTATGTTTGGAGATTAACCGATTATAAAAATTGGTGTAAAAACAGCAATTACAATCCACAATTAATAGACTATAAAACTTTACTACAATACATCAAATATCTACAAGCCAAAAACTGGAAACCAGAAAGTGTAAACAATCAAATACGAGGCATCAAATATTATTACGATTATTTAATAGCAAAAAACATAAGAATAGACAATCCTGCTGAAGATGTGAAAGTAAAACGAACAAGAATTAAAGTATTAGCAAATCTATTATCCACAGACGAATTAGAAGATTTATATTACAGTTATGAAACCGAAAATATTAACGATTTTTATTTTACAGCAACAGCTAAAAGAAATAAAGTAATTACAGGTTTAATTGTTTATCAAGCTTTAAATAATGGCACATTAGCAAAATTGCAAGTAGATGATTTACAGTTATACAAAGGTAAAATAGATGTTCCAAGTACCAAAAGAAGCAACCCAAGAACCTTACTATTAAAACCTTGGCAAGTGATAGAATTAATGGAATATATTAATGAATATAGACCCAAAATACAACAACATATAAAACTATATAACGATACTTTATTCCCTCTAAATACCAATCAATTTAATACAATATTGAACAGTATTATAAAAAAGTTAAAACAGATTAATTACAAAGTAGAAAACTTACAACAACTACGAGCAAGTGTGATTACAGATTGGTTAACAAAGCATAATATTAGAGAAGTACAACAAATGTGTGGTCATAAATATATTGGATCTACAGAAAGATATCAGCAAGATAATTTAGAAAATTTACAAGAAGCTATTACAAAGTTCCATCCAATAAATTAAAGATAACAAAGCTTCGCTTGTTCGTTCCTCACAAGCTCGCTAAAAATCCAGTAGGAATGGAAAGAATCCCCACAAAACAAAATCCATATTTTTACAGAAAAAGTAAAAAACCTCTGTCTTTTGTTTTGTTCCGCTCGCCACCACTTCTATAGTTTTTATGTCACAGTTTTTGAAAGCCAACGCTAAATACAGCACTTTGTAAGTTGCTCGTTCCTCACAATCACAAAAAGCTGTTATCCACGCTAAACCCCAAAAACTCCGCCATAAAAACTATCCCAAGCTATCTTTACATAATTGGCATTATAAAACTGCCTACATCAGCCACCACATCACCAAAGCCGTTGTTATAATGTAAATTATGTAAAATATCCGCTCTGCCCACGCTTTTTGCCACCACTTCTGCCAATGCCTCACTACAGCCAACGCCTTCGCACTACGACATCTTTAATTTTTACTACGTAAGCCCACGCTCCGAATTTGCATAAAAAAACTTCACAAAATCCTCACGTAGTCCAAGTGTTCCTACGCTCACATCTTTGCTCGTTTTTGTATACAACTCGTTCCTTGTTGTGAAGAACAAGTCATTTTAAAAACATAGGATTCTCTGCCACATCATCCGCCCCCAAATCCTATGTTTTTAAAACGTAAACCGATTGATGAAAACACTATCGTGTGAAACTACGGAAACTGGTCAGCTTATTTTTTAAATAAATAAAAAGTGTGTAGTTCCTTTGTTTACAGGAGAAAAACAGCCAAAAATAATAGTGCTTTTTTTCTGTCCTATTTTAAATCAACTCCTTGCAATACATTGCTAGCAAAGAGATGAAGTAAACGTATGTGTGTATATGGGCAAAATGTACCTTTTATTTTATAGTAAGTACAAAATAAAAAGAGGGGTGTTAGAAAGGTTGAGAAGCTTGTAGGAGCGAGAAACGAAAGCCCACACCCAAATTATGATATATACTATAGATGTTTTTGCAAAAACAAATTATTGAAAACGCTTTTATATATAACAGTAGAATCTAATAAAATGGAAACAGCGAACAAAAAAAGAACACCTTATGTATAGAATGATATTTTTAGTTTTAATGAGGTTAAAAACCTTGCTCACAAAAACAGAATCAAAATTTAGATAAATAAATAAAATAACACAACAAGAATATGAAGATAAAATTAAAAGAAGTAGAAGTAGAAATTGCTTGGTGGCAAGTAATGTTAATTATATTAGCTGTAGTCACAATAATGAAAATGAATCCAAATGAAGTGCTAGAATATTTAAAACCAATTATAGAAAAAATTAAGTTTAGTTAAAATGAGAAATTATATAACTCATATTTACAGACGTTCCGTATATGAGCCGTATATAAGCCGTATATGTTCCCACTAATCACGAGTACCAGTGTTCAATCAGTCCATAAAAAAAGCACCCTCAAAAGAGGATGCTTCCTTGGCAAAACAAGGGGTTTACAAATCAGAATACGTGTGTAACTTTCATTGTATTACCTTGCGATAATATATAATCTGTAGTGCCTACCTTTTGGTAAAACTCAATTCCTAAACAAGAAACTACACTTACTTCTGCATCTGTAACAGCTCCACCAGGAATCGTAGCCGTTAATGTGGTTGCAGTACTGTTCGCATCAAGCGCCTTTGTTGTGCTTGAAACTACCACACCTATACTGTTCTCATCTGGTACAGTAGGTTCATAAGTATTTACGCCATCATCATACACATAATCTGACACCAAACC from the Polaribacter cellanae genome contains:
- a CDS encoding transposase; protein product: MEETFNEALKDKRVGLVRADSGFYTQDLLDYLEGKQLNYIMAARMYPNIKNTVWSLDNWIELTKGIELNEMIFNHTDGKSRRYIVIKKKVEDRPKAAGKLLFDDLPGYRFSCYVTNLDLPLDQVWNIYNTRADCENRIKELKEDFGLDNFCLKNFWATEASFRFIMVAYNLMSLFRHFALNHHNRATLKTLKVYCFALGAWTVNHANRKVLKIALNTKKRPWMDGLFSQINNLSPPFCFIPNA
- a CDS encoding helix-turn-helix domain-containing protein; translated protein: MINKAAKRRFVIALSNTIMISDNIKRMREAKGLSQKEVISAISMGAAQYSRIENGKTDPSISTVEKIAKALGVTMAELFTDANDLKEINSLNKTLIERVTLIDTLTKEEQKTIFTILDAFISKRKFKSTLKNVLKDIE
- a CDS encoding RHS repeat-associated core domain-containing protein, which gives rise to MLGYVYQYKDQVNNVRLSYSDSNNDGIIQPATEILRESNFYPFGLEHRGYNNTIIGAKNNLKHYQGQEFTEDLGLNTHEWKYRVSDPAIGRFWQVDPLAEEYNYQSPYNFSENRVIDSYELEGLEKVSIHTASFAPFKTFGGPYKGDGANRKFTTNPSSSSRISGRVNVRATSTGISDRGSSATGSMSHNILTGNSSYSDASIEHSMSNNVSGVRDDGKVSAEVGFHLSGNNSLVPGSPDIDTKGSMTITSQQLGDKGSVISFSGKITGDKFPSNETFITDSNGVGVFLGVSGADGNPLISLPGNGNETMSTFNISVNFNTDGGITGVTYNKKNYTVAEWNKQFTKLDPKDGNVSTNNN
- a CDS encoding tyrosine-type recombinase/integrase produces the protein MSYKEYLQKEQHSTISIQRYVWRLTDYKNWCKNSNYNPQLIDYKTLLQYIKYLQAKNWKPESVNNQIRGIKYYYDYLIAKNIRIDNPAEDVKVKRTRIKVLANLLSTDELEDLYYSYETENINDFYFTATAKRNKVITGLIVYQALNNGTLAKLQVDDLQLYKGKIDVPSTKRSNPRTLLLKPWQVIELMEYINEYRPKIQQHIKLYNDTLFPLNTNQFNTILNSIIKKLKQINYKVENLQQLRASVITDWLTKHNIREVQQMCGHKYIGSTERYQQDNLENLQEAITKFHPIN
- a CDS encoding tyrosine-type recombinase/integrase; the encoded protein is MKKLKLKNSSYKALVINYKEWLDILGFTEKSVYSYPRFLQEFFYYLEQHHINSVENITRTIVKEYYKELQQRPNQKRSGALSKSSLNSHQNALRKFKEYLQKHSAKNIAIHLKPERINRLEIINILTQEEAKELFKATQFSSPFTHIQQRDKAMLVLLYSCGLRRNEAVQLNIKDVLFDKEILHVRKGKNYKERLVPINLYNLEILEEYIYDARIQFKDYRESEALLIGNYGTRLEGNTLASRLRAIVKATNNQEIIDKRISPHRLRHSIATHFLEAGMNIEDIKQFLGHSHLETTQIYTHLVKKL